CATAAATGATGATTTAAAGAAGAAGCTTGAATCTAATGAAGATTTTGTTTTGGTTGATGTAAGGGAATATGCAGAATATGCATTTAACCACATTCCAAATTCTATTTCCATTCCTTTAGGAGATTTAGATGCCAGAATAAACGAATTAAACAAAGAAAATGAAACTTATGTGGTGTGTCGCACAGGAAACCGCAGTGATTTTGCTGCACAAAAATTGGTTGAAAAAGGCTTTACGAATGTTATCAATGTTGTTCCAGGCATGAGTCAATGGACCGGAAAAACAATAGGTTTAGACAAAGAATAAGCAAAATTTTTTGAAGAAAATAATACCACCGGGGGTAATTATGATATGGCTATCAATAGTATGTCTACAAAGGACGTAGCGAAAAATGTTTTTAATAAAGAAGAATTATTTATACTTGATGTTCGTAATAAAAGTGATTTTCATGATTGGAAAATTGAAGGGGAAAATTTCGAGTACTTAAATATCCCATATTTTGAATTGCTTGATGGTGTAGAAGAAATAATCGGTAAGATTCCTACTGGCAAAGATGTTTTAGTAGTTTGTGCAAAGGAAGGTTCTTCAATTATGATCGCTGAAATGCTCTCTGATGCAGGATTATCTGTTTCTTACCTACAAGGTGGCATGAAAGCGTGGAGTGAACACTTAGAACCCGTTAAAATCGGAGATTTAAAAGAAGGCGGGGAAATTTATCAATTTGTACGTATTGGTAAAGGTTGTTTATCTTACATGGTTGTTTCGAACGGTGAGGCCGCTCTCATTGATGCTACACGGATGACGGATTTTTATCTTGAATTTGCTGAAAGTATCGATACAAAAATTAAACATGTGTTTGATACACATCTTCATGCCGATCATATTTCTGGTGGTCGTAAAATCGCTGAAATAACCGGCGCAACCTATTGGCTCCCACCAAAAGATGCAACTGAAGTTACGTTCGAATATCAACCATTAGAAGATGGAAGTCTTGTAAACATCGGAATAGTAAAAATCGATATCCATGCCTTATATTCACCAGGTCATACAATAGGCTCTACTTCATTTATTGTTGATGAAAAGTACTTATTATCAGGTGATATCTTGTTTATTGACTCAATTGGAAGACCAGATTTGGCTGGTTTGGCACAAGATTGGGTAGGGGACCTAAGAGAAAGTTTATATAAACGTTACAGAGAATTATCAGGGAACTTAATTGTACTTCCTGCCCATTTTATGATGATCGAAGAGTTAAATGACGACGGTAGTATTTCAGCAAAATTAGGGACTCTGTTTACTAAAAACCATGGATTGAATATTGAAGACGAAAATGAATTCAGAAAAATGGTTACTGAAAACTTACCACCACAACCTAATGCTTATCAAGAGATTCGTGAAACGAATATGGGAAAAATAAATCCAGATGAAGAAAAACAAAGGGAAATGGAAATTGGACCAAATCGTTGTGCCGTTCGTTAATAGTGAACTAATTTAATAGGGGGAAAAACAGAAATGGAATCAACAAAATTAGTAGATGCAAAAGGATTGGCATGCCCAATGCCGATTGTGAAGACAAAGAAAGCAATTGGCGAGCTAATGTCAGGCCAAATTTTAGAGGTTCATTCAACGGATAAAGGGGCTAAAAACGACCTGTCAGCCTGGACTAAATCAGGTGGACACGAGTTATTAAATCAGATTGAAGAAGATGGTGTCTTGAAATTTTGGATTAAAAAGGGATAGATAATGAAAAAGGGGAAGGTTCCCCTTTTTTAGAAGGAGGACAACATGGCTATAAGCTTTTTCATAACAATCTTCCTAATTGGACTTTTAGGCTCATTTATCTCTGGAATGCTAGGTATAGGTGGAGCGATTATCAACTTTCCCATGCTATTATTTATTCCAGCAGCACTTGGCGTAGGTCATTTTACTGCACATGAGGTTACAGGCATTACAGCCATTCAAGTGTTCTTTGCAACAATAGGCGGTGTATTAGCTTACCGTAAGGGTGGGTATTTAAATAAGACACTAATTACTTACATGGGCATAAGTATTTTGATTGGTAGTTTTATTGGTGGTTTCGGATCAACGCACATACCCGGAAGTGGCATTAACATAATATATGGTATTTTAGCGTTATTAGCCGTTATTATGATGTTCGTTCCTAAAAAAGGATTAGATGATATTCCATTACATCAAGTAAGTTTTAACAAGGGGCTAGCAGCATTATTGGCCTTTATTGTGGGCATTGCCGCTGGAATTGTAGGTGCCGGAGGAGCATTTTTATTAGTACCGATCATGCTTGTTATATTAAAAATTCCAACAAGAATGACCATCGCTTCATCCTTAGCCATTACACTCATTTCATCTATTGGAGTGGTTTCTGGCAAAATTTCAACAGGACAGGTAGAGATTTTGCCTTCAATCATTTTAGTAGTTGCCAGTTTAATTGCATCACCAATTGGAGTGATGGTGGGAAAAAAGGTGAATACAAAAGTGCTCCATACAATTATGGGATTTTTAATATTGGTTACGGCAGTGAAAACGTGGATGGCTATTTTATAAATTAAAAGAGAGATAGAAGAGTGGATATTTAGTTTCTTAAGAAAGTAGCTTTGAGTTAACTCAAGGCTATTTTTTATTAAAAAAGGGTTTTTGTCTAGACCATAGATTATTACGTAAAATATAAATTTGACGTAATAATGGTGATTTAGTAAAATATAGAAGTGAGGTGATTTTATGGTAAACCAGTCAAAACAAGAAAATTTCAAAAAGCTGCAGTCCCTCTTATCTGAATTGCCCTGGTATGTCGATGAATATATCAATCATAAATTAAGAAAGCTTTCGACGGCCTCTTTGTTTAATTACTGCCATGATTACAAAATCTTTTTTAATTGGATGATTAATGAGCAATTATTTATTGGAGCTGCAAAAGATATTCCATTAAATCGATTAGAGCAAATGACAGTTATTGAGGTTGAAAGTTTTTTGAATTTCCTGCATTACGAATTAAATAATAAAGAATTAACGATCAATCGCAAGTTATCAGCTCTGAAATCCCTGTTTAATTATCTGCAGAATATTGCTGAAACCCCCGATTTAAAGCCCTATATTAACCGTAATGTAATGGCGAAAATTGAATTTAATGAAGTAAAAGACAGCATGGAAACGAAAGCCGCTAAAATGGAAGGAAAAATTCTTCTTGGCGATGAATACGAAAGGTTTCGTTTATTTGTTGCAAATGATTATGGTGAAATAAATAAACATAATAAAAAAATCTATAACTTTCATCAATTAAATAAAGAGCGTGATACGGCCATCGTATCCTTAATTTTGGGGTCTGGGCTTCGTCTTTCTGAGTTAATTGGTATTGAATTAGATGATATCGACTACAAAAAGTACTGTGTAAGAGTAATAAGAAAAGGAAATAAAGAGCAATTCGTGTTCTTTAGTCAGGTTGCGATGGCTGATCTGCAAGCATACCTATCTGTCAGAACAGCTAAGTACCAAGTTGATAAGAATAATAAGGCTTTATTTATCGCAGCATCAATGGGACCAAAAGGAAAATCGCGAAGACTTTCAGCACGGTCAGTTGAGAAATTAATAGAAAAGTATGCTACTGCATTTGGTAAACCGTCGTTATCCGTACATAAACTAAGACATTCATTTGCAACAAGATATCATGCTGAAATTAACGATGTACCAAAATTACGAAGGCAATTAGGGCATTCATCCATTCAAACCACGATGATTTATACCCATATAAAGAATGACGATTTAAAAATTGCCGTCGATAAAATGGATATGCCGAAAGAACAATCATAACTAGGTCAGCAGTATTAGCTGCTGACTTTTTCGAATTTTACTAGTTTACATAATATAATTATGGTAACAAATATCGATTATATCTCATTTCCCAAGTATACTTAAGTTAATGAGACGGAATAAAAATTTAGGTTTAGAAAAAATAATTACGAATCACCTTTGCCATTTCCTGCTCTAGTAGCCAGTTCATGAGCTTTTTTAGAAACTCTTCATGACACCCAAAAGTTACAAAAAACACAGGTTTCCCTGTGTCATTTGTGTATTTACCTGTATTTAGGATTTTTTGCCCCCCTGCCCTGCTTGCTCTTCTTCATTACTCTGTACATTCGTGGTATCGAGATTCCATTTATCATCACCATATTTCCATGTTGACTCCACAAAAGCAATGGTATCGGCATTTGCAAGCCCGGTAATTCTTTGTACTCCTTTTAATATAACCTCACCTGTTTTTAGTTTAACTGGCTTTAAAGAATGAAATGAATTTACTGTTAATTCAGTTGGTTCATTTAAACGTCCCTTATAATAAAGTCCTAGTTTTTTATAATATTTTTTTCGATCCTTTAAATCAAATTCATAGGTTTTACCTGTTTGCGCAATGGTTATTTTCGCCTTATAACCATTTTCAAAGGTACTTGCCATTTCTAATGGTTCAGGAACCTTCAATTCTTTACTGATATTATCCTTCAATGTATATAAATAATTAAGAGTTATGCCTCCGCTTCCCCCTGTTAATACATTCGAAAATAAATCCTTTACTCCATCCTGGTTAAGATCAACCAGCTTTAAAGATGCTTTCGATCCGCTTTCTAGTGGAATTTTGTACTGTTTTTCATCCACAGTAGATATATCAATATAAATCTCTTTTAAATAATCTTCTTCATCTTCATAAGGAACACCTTTTAACTGAATACTTTCATTGGTTCCATCTCCAGTGACGTCAGATTCATATTTTGAAATGGTAACTGTTTTAGCTTTTTCATCGAAGGCATGAACACCGGTTATTGCAGTAACAGACATGAGAAAAAATGCAGCAGCAACGAGTAGTAATTCTTTTTTCATTCTTTTCCCCTCCAAAATCTGATACAGGTAGTATTCCCCAGTTTTGGTAAAAACATGAAAAAGACTCCCGATAATTAGGGAGTCTTTGATAATTATTTTATTCGTTCGCCTTCGTTGGACCTTCTACCTTCCAAATGGTTGTTACCTTTCCATTGTCGTTTTCATCAAGGACGAAAGAACCGTTAGAATAACGATCATTAAAGCGAATTTCAGATGTTACGATTGTTTCCGTGTGACCTTTTTCGGTTTGTAGGAAGACAGTATCTTCGTCATTTGCAACGACAAAACCAACCACACGATGAGGATTTGCTTTTAACTCTCGTAAAATAATAACTCCACGCTTAGCTCGTGTTGCTTTTTCAAATTCCTTCAGTTTCATTCTCTTCACAGAACCACGTTGAGTGGTGATGACAATGGATTCTTTCGTGTCGGGAGAAAGTACCTTCCCACCGACAACAACATCTCCATCCTTCAAATTGATACCTTTTACACCGGCAGCACGTACGCCGACAATACTAATTTCTTCTTCATGGAACCAAAGTGCATAACCAAAATTAGATATTAAGAATAATTCTTTTGTTCCATCGGTTAGATGAACATCAATGACTTGATCATCATCCTTAAGATTAACACCCACTAATGGTTTCGAATATCGCTGTGCCTTATATTGCTTAAGCTCAGTTTTCTTGACCATTCCATTTTTGGTGACAAACACGAGATAAGCATCAATCTCAAAATCTTTCACCGTAATAGCGTGAATAATATCTTCGTTACGTTCAATAGGGATGATATTGGCAACATGCTGTCCTATGTCCTTCCAACGGATATCTGGAAGTTCATGGACAGGACAGTATAAGTAATTGCCTTTATTCGTAAACAACAGGACTACATCTTTAGTGTTCACATCTAGCTGTGCTAATAACCGGTCAGAGTCCTTCATCGCCAAGTCTTGCCCATTTGAAGCAGCGTAAGAACGCTGGCTTGTACGTTTTATATATCCCTCTTTTGTAACAGTTACGATGACATCCTCGCTTGGTACAGTAACCTCAAGGTTTATTTTCAATTCTTCTATCTCAGCTTCTATTTTAGAACGACGAGCATCAGCAAATCGCTTTTGTACGTCTTTTAATTCTTTTTTTATAACCGATATTAGTTTTTTTTCACTTAATAAAATGGCAGTCCATTCTGCTATTTTATTAGCCAACTCTTCAGCTTCATTTTGAAGGGCAGTTATATCGGTATTGGTTAAACGGTAAAGCTGTAAAGAAACGATGGCTTCCGCCTGAGCCTCAGTGAATGCGAATTTGGAAATCAAGTTATCTTTTGCATCGCGTTTATCTTTTGATGCGCGGATCGTCGCTATCACTTCGTCAAGGATGGATAAGGCCTTCATTAATCCTTCAACGATATGTTGACGTTCATTTGCTTTGTCTAGCTCATATTTTGTTCTTCTAACAACAACTTCTTTTTGGTGCTCAATATAAGCGTCCAGCATTTCACGTATTCCTAATAATTTTGGACGTTTTTTTGCAATAGCAACCATATTAAAATTATATGTGACTTGCAAATCGCTATTTTTATATAGATAGTTCAGGACACCATTTGCATCTGCATCTTTCTTTAATTCGATGACAATTCGGAGACCCGTTCTGTCTGTTTCATCACGAACCTCTGATATTCCCTCGACTTTTCGGTCGAGACGGAATTCATCGATTCTCTTAACAAGATTTGCTTTATTGACTTCAAACGGAATCTCCGTCACGACAATCTGCTGCTTGCCGCCGCGTACATCTTCAATTTCCGCTTTACTGCGAACAATGATTTTCCCTTTACCAGTTTCATAGGCCTTTTTAATACCATCAATACCTTGAATGATACCGCCAGTGGGAAAATCCGGTCCTTTAATGACAGTCATTATTTCATCGACGGTTGAATCTGGATGGTCCATTCGCATGATGACGCCGTCAATGACTTCTCTGAGATTATGTGGTGGAATATCGGTTGCGTACCCTGCCGATATCCCTGTTGAACCGTTTACCAACAAATTTGGAAACATTGCTGGTAATACGGTAGGTTCCTTTGAAGTATCATCGAAGTTAGGGATAAAATCGACTGTTTGCTTTTCAATATCACGAAGCAACTCTGCAGCAATGGCAGATAAACGAGCCTCCGTATAACGCATCGCAGCTGGAGGATCTCCGTCCATACTTCCGTTGTTTCCATGCATCTGGATTAGGACATTCCTAACCTTCCAGTCCTGGCTCATCCGCACCATTGCCTCATAAACAGATGAATCACCGTGTGGGTGATAGTTACCAATTACATTACCCACTGTTTTTGCTGATTTACGGAAGCCCTTTTCTTGTGTATTACCTTCGACATGCATCGCATACAGAATTCTTCGTTGTACGGGTTTTAAGCCATCCCTTGCATCCGGTAAGGCCCGTTCTTGAATGATGTATTTACTATATCTTCCAAAACGGTCGCCGATTACATCCTCTAGAGGTAAGTCACGGAATTTCTCATTTGTGCTCATTCTTCAGATTCCTCCTGGGCGACAGTAATATTTTCATTATCAAGAATTGTATCATCCTCTTCTAATCCAAACGCCACATTGCTTTCGATCCATTTACGGCGAGGGTCAACTTTATCACCCATTAGAGTAGTGATTCGTCGTTCTGCTCTTGCCGCATCATCTATTTTTACTCGAATCAATGTCCGAGTTTCTGGATTCATCGTTGTATCCCAAAGCTGGTCGGCATTCATCTCGCCAAGACCTTTATAGCGCTGGATCATGTACCCTCTGCCAACTTTTTTAATTGCTCCCTGAAGTTCATCCTCGTTCCAGGCATACTCGATGATTTCTTTTTTACCTGTTCCTCTACTCACTTTATACAAAGGAGGCAGTGCAATAAACACTTTACCTGCTTCAATAAGTGGTTTCATATACCGATAGAAAAAGGTTAACAGTAACACTTGAATATGCGCACCGTCAGTATCGGCATCTGTCATGATAATAACTTTATCATAATTCACATCTTCTACATTAAAATCAGAACCTACTCCAGCCCCAACCGTATGAATAATCGTATTGATTTCTTCATTTTTAAAAATATCGGCCAGCTTTGCTTTTTCAGTATTAATGACCTTACCCCGTAATGGAAGAACAGCTTGGAAACGTCGGTCACGTCCTTGTTTTGCAGAGCCGCCAGCAGAGTCACCCTCAACTAAATAGATCTCATTTCTTTGCGGATTTCTTGACTGGGCAGGTGTAAGCTTTCCTGATAATAGTGCATCCGAACGCTTCCGTTTTTTACCGCTTCTAGCATCCTCCCGTGCTTTTCTTGCTGCTTCACGGGCTTGGTAGGCTTTAATAGATTTTTTAATCAACAAAGAGCTAATGTCTGGATTTTCTTCAAGGAAATAAGTAAGGTGTTCAGAAACCACTGCGTCCACTGACGATCTAGCTTCACTCGTACCTAATTTGCCCTTTGTCTGACCCTCAAATTGTAATAATTGTTCAGGAACTCGGATAGAAATAATCGCAGATAATCCTTCACGAATATCTGCACCCTCGAGATTTTTCTCCTTTTCTTTCAAAAGAGAAACCTTACGGGCGTAATCATTGAAGATACGAGTCATCGCCGTTCGTGAACCTACTTCGTGCGTTCCTCCATCTTTCGTCCGAACATTGTTTACAAATGAAAGCATGTTCTCTGAATAGCCGTCATTAAATTGAAAAGCAAATTCAACTTCAATTCCATTATGGCTTCCTTCAAAACTAATCACCGGATGAAGTACATCTTTTTCTTCATTTAAGTAAGCGACAAAGGCCTCTATTCCATTTTCATAATGAAAAACCTCATGAAAGTCATTTCGGTCATCGATGATTTCAATCTTTAACCCTTTTAGAAGAAAAGCCGATTCTCGTAACCTCTCACATAATGTTTCAAAATTATAGGCAGTTGTTGAAAAGATGGTCGGGTCCGGTTTAAAGTGAATCGTTGTACCAGTTTGATTCGTTTTACCGATTTTCTCTAATGTTGTTGCCGGTTTACCACCATTTTCAAAGCGTTGTTCGTAAACAAAACCATCTCTTTTAATCGTTACAGTTAACCATTCAGATAATGCATTAACGACTGAGGCACCAACACCATGTAAACCACCGCTGGTTTTGTAGCCGCCTTGACCAAATTTACCCCCAGCATGGAGGATTGTTAAAATGACTTCAGGAGTGGGTTTCCCCATTTTATGCATACCCGTAGGCATTCCGCGTCCTTTGTCCATTACACTTATTGAATTATCTTTATGAATTTTTACAATGATTTGGTCCCCGAATCCTCCGAGAGCCTCATCGACAGAGTTGTCGACTATCTCATATACAAGATGGTGTAATCCGCGTGTATCAGTGCTCCCGATGTACATTCCTGGTCGCTTCCTGACGGCCTCCAGTCCCTCTAGTACCTGTATGGCATCATCATTATATTCAAAAGCTTTCTGATTACTTGCCACTTAAATACCCCTTTCATTCCCTACAAAAGAAAAAACACTTTCTACTTGCTATCTTTATGAGTAATTTTATCATTCGTGTAAAAGTTGTTTCCATAATTTAGAACGAATGTTTGCCGCTTATAATTGTACCACATGTTTACGGCGTCTATGCTTTATTTTAGCGATTTATTTCGATTTGGCAAATGTCTAATGTAAAACAACATATTTATGTAACAGTAATTTAAGTCAAGAAAAGAAAAAAACTGCTAATTTTTTAGCAGCTTTTTTCCGGCAAATGATTATTTTGTTAAAGCATGTGCCACTTTTATACAAAGATCCATAATTACTGTATATCCTTTTTCCTTCAAAAACTCATATGCTTCTTCATTTACTAAGCCTTGCTGTGCCCAAAAAACATCTGCATCAATTTCATCGAATTCTTTTGCCACATCAAACAATTGTTCTGAACGGCGGAAAACATTGACAATATCAATGTGTCCTTCAATGTCCTTTAAAGAAGCAACCGCTTTCACACCTAGTACTTCATCAACACTTGGATTCACGGGAATAATTTCATATCCTGCTTTTTGCATCACCTCTGACACCATATAAGAGGTTCTGTCTGGTTTATCACTTAAACCTACAACAGCGATACGTTTAGATTTTTTTAAAATTGCTCCTATTTCCTCTAATGATGGATTTTCGACTGCCATGAAATACACTTCCTTTATTTCCTTAATTTTACTATCCACTCTTACTATAACATAATTAGATTGTTTACAAAAAATAAAGGCTTCCGAGTGGTCGGAAGCTTTTTTATTAAAGTGATGCATTATTTTCGGAAGCGAATTTTGGAATAGAAAGACTGAATCTTGCTCCATCCTCAGTATTTTCTACCTTTACGAAACCATTCATTTTTTCAATAATCATTTTCGTTATATAAAGGCCATTACCAGTTCCATGCTCTTTTGTATTGAAATTGGGTTCGAATAACCTTGGGATATGTGCAGAATCGATATCACCTGCATTATCAGTAATCTCCACTACGATAAGATTCTCATTCGTATAAATCTGGATTTTCATTTTTCTATTTTGGATATGGTTCCTAACAAAAGATTCTCTTGCGTTCGTCAAAATATGTAAAACAATTTGACTGAATTCATTGGGAACTCCATAGGCCATTTGCAGGCCTCGGTATTCGAAATCCACATGAATATCTTGGTTCTTAAGGATGGAGAAAAAAACTGACAACGCTTCTTCAATTGAATCTGAAACAGAAAAAGGACATTTTTCTTTGTTACTCTGATTGAATTTTCGAACATCATTATTGGAACGTGACATACTTTCACCTCTTTTATTTTACTTAAATGAATATAAGAAATCCCATCAGTACCACAGTTGACTTGATCTGGGGTTAACAGTCGTTTTTATAAAAATTATAAGTAAATTATATTTCGGGATAACAACTCTTTTCAATCGGTATTGAAAGGGTTTGGAAATTCTCCATATATTTGTAATAAATTAGACTTTAATTGTACTTAACTTAGACAGAATATTATATTAAATGAAAACGAAAAAAAATAGACCAGTATGCCGGTCTATTTCTGTGTTAATGCCTTATTAGGGTCCATATTTATTGCGGTCCAAGCAGTCTGATCTCCGAAATTTCTAGACCAGGCAGCTACTCCAGCTAGTTGGTAAGTAGATGCAAGGTTTGCACGTTTAGATAATGATAATTCGTCTTCAATCCATACTTTATAGGTTGCCTTCTCCACTTCCGCATAATATTCTACATAGTTTTGACCGCTTTCTTCATCATAAACAGGCTGTAGACCTTTCACTAAAAGCCATTCTTTCACCTTCGTCATCGACAAAGCCTGAGAGCTAACCTCCGTCGTCCCGTCCTCTTTTTGTTGTTCTTTCCAAAGTCTGGTGTATAATGGCACACCTAGAATGAGCTTCTCCTTTGGAACTTCATTCAACAAGTTTTGTAGATTTTTCTCCACCCAAGGCAGACTTGAAACACTCCCGGCAACCGGGGATGAACCAGAATGCTCATCATAAGCCATAATAATAAGATAATCTACAATACCAGCGAGCTTACTTCTTTCATAGAAGGAAGACCAGTTATTATTTTCGCCGGCATAAAAGGTTATGTCCATCGAAACAACTAACCCTGCTTCGTGTAAGTAAGGTGTTGCTTCCCGCATAAATTGGGTGACAAGGTGGCCGTCCTCCTGCTTTACATTTTCTATATCAAAGTTTATTCCCTGTAATTGGTACATTTGACTAAAATGAAGCAGCTGTACAATTATCTTTTGCCGTGTTTCAAAATCCTTTAACGCCTCATGCGTGAGCACTGGGTCAAACGAATTCGAAAATAACCCCCAGACTTGATAGCCCTTTGACTGTGCCCATTTACTATAATCCAAGGATGCTAAATTACTTATGCTTCCATCGTTTCCAGTTAAGGAGAACCAAGATGGAGACACTACATTCAATCCCAACATATCAGGTATTTGCGTATGATCTGGATTTTTTGTATAAACGGCTTCCCAGGTTAATTGAATAGGCCCATTAATTTTGGGGATTTCTAATGTTTCATTTTTCTGTGAGATTGTAATAGTTACTTCTTTGTTTTTCTTAACATATTTCTTGTTGATGTACCCACTTACTCCATTTTCTTT
This Neobacillus sp. YX16 DNA region includes the following protein-coding sequences:
- a CDS encoding glycosyl hydrolase family 18 protein is translated as MAQIEYRKKKSLSSKWILGGLMIAILMIASSILFLLYPFASKEKSTYFTKKNPILFEGTQKGNALLEGDSIFLPLTFMQEHIDNSIIFDEKSKSIIITTTDKVIQMPTDSLTFFINQKPVDLQVSPIISKEGQLFVAIDPLLSYYPIQYTVLEDTGAVWVQKNGDHYIQGEITAEEVHPEKLRLRTEQSLKSPYTAEMSKQETVMIEAEEQDYYLVRKENGVSGYINKKYVKKNKEVTITISQKNETLEIPKINGPIQLTWEAVYTKNPDHTQIPDMLGLNVVSPSWFSLTGNDGSISNLASLDYSKWAQSKGYQVWGLFSNSFDPVLTHEALKDFETRQKIIVQLLHFSQMYQLQGINFDIENVKQEDGHLVTQFMREATPYLHEAGLVVSMDITFYAGENNNWSSFYERSKLAGIVDYLIIMAYDEHSGSSPVAGSVSSLPWVEKNLQNLLNEVPKEKLILGVPLYTRLWKEQQKEDGTTEVSSQALSMTKVKEWLLVKGLQPVYDEESGQNYVEYYAEVEKATYKVWIEDELSLSKRANLASTYQLAGVAAWSRNFGDQTAWTAINMDPNKALTQK